The following proteins come from a genomic window of Nostoc sp. TCL26-01:
- a CDS encoding response regulator yields the protein MTTKLHEPLLVVEDSNEDFKMLQRLMRRMAVQNPIHRCTSGDEVLDFLTQQRRNGLKPSQKDGLAPNVAERNSDVLKPSVILLDLNLPGIDGRDILTRLKQDQSFREIPIVVFTTSSNPRDVEFCYQKGANGYLVKPMDAQELQRTIQAFVDYWLQVNTPPVSDE from the coding sequence ATGACAACAAAACTTCATGAGCCTTTGCTCGTTGTCGAGGACAGCAATGAAGATTTTAAAATGCTGCAACGCCTGATGCGACGCATGGCTGTTCAGAACCCCATACATCGCTGCACTAGCGGCGATGAGGTTTTAGATTTTCTGACACAACAGAGACGCAATGGGTTAAAACCAAGTCAAAAAGATGGCCTTGCGCCCAATGTCGCTGAACGCAACTCAGATGTACTCAAACCTTCTGTCATCCTACTCGACTTAAACTTACCAGGAATTGATGGTCGTGACATCTTAACCAGACTCAAGCAAGACCAAAGCTTTCGAGAAATCCCCATCGTTGTTTTTACCACATCATCCAACCCCAGGGATGTAGAATTTTGTTACCAAAAAGGCGCAAATGGCTATCTAGTCAAGCCAATGGATGCTCAAGAACTCCAAAGAACAATCCAAGCCTTCGTAGACTACTGGCTGCAAGTCAATACTCCGCCAGTGAGTGATGAGTGA
- a CDS encoding ATP-binding protein, with amino-acid sequence MSQFPDINHQINILTEHDRIPIHIPGSIQPHGVLLALNPELNVLQVSQNTQVYLDKDVQDVLGKPLSNLLANPYVEVVKQCLRKNIGSTTGFKVSMSTPSGERYFDGIAHRTEDGVILELEPTDSLSELSFFNFHSLVSTAIAKMQSTSNLSEFLHLLAQEVQNITGFDRVMIYQFDSQGAGAVVAEVKREDLSSYLGLHYPATDIPQVARDLYTRCLIRSIPDLNAQPVKLLPENNPVTHQPLDLSWCVLRSFDPCCVEYHQNMGVSALLVISLIQEQKLWGLIACHHQTPKQIPYEVQQMCEFLGQIVSLELAHKISHSEWDYKVKLKSLQSEFLASISQADNFIDALIKPEIRLLDLVSASGAAICLDDEITLVGTTPNIEQVQAIIAWADTQVRDNLFATDSLPKLYPEGLIFKDTASGLLLLRISQVKRYYILWFRPEVMQTVNWAGNPQESLRVAADGSVTLCPRHSFALWQETVKLTSLPWKQCELDSAIALHQAIVGIVLSKADELTKINQELERSNQELASFAYAASHDLKEPLRGIYNFSSVLLEDYAQILDNEGVEYLQTVVSLSVRMETLINALLRLSQLGQAQLRRKTTDINELVNQVIDVLRASRQDSQLIDIRIPQPLPTIECDSVLVNEVFSNLMSNALKYNDKTERWVEIGYWETQVEGINAKFKIQNSKLRNHDFYPDGINNISTQHLLNASLPLTELPHASYPIIFYVRDNGIGIPEHHRETIFRLFKRLHSQEKYGGGAGAGLAIVKKIVELHGGNIWVESSLNVGSSFYFTLDIV; translated from the coding sequence ATGAGCCAGTTTCCAGATATTAATCACCAGATAAATATATTAACTGAACACGATCGCATCCCTATACACATACCTGGTTCGATTCAACCTCATGGTGTCTTGTTGGCACTCAATCCAGAGCTAAATGTACTCCAAGTAAGTCAAAATACGCAAGTTTACTTAGATAAAGATGTTCAAGATGTATTGGGTAAGCCTCTGAGCAACCTATTGGCAAATCCCTACGTAGAAGTTGTTAAACAGTGCTTAAGGAAAAACATTGGTAGTACAACGGGATTTAAAGTATCTATGAGTACACCATCAGGTGAACGATACTTTGATGGCATTGCTCATCGTACAGAAGATGGGGTGATTCTGGAGTTAGAACCGACAGACTCATTATCTGAGTTGAGTTTTTTTAACTTTCATAGCTTAGTGAGTACAGCGATCGCTAAAATGCAAAGTACTTCCAACCTCAGTGAATTTTTGCATTTACTCGCACAGGAAGTACAAAACATCACTGGTTTTGATCGGGTAATGATTTATCAGTTTGACTCCCAAGGAGCAGGTGCTGTAGTGGCAGAAGTCAAACGCGAGGATTTATCATCCTATTTGGGACTCCATTACCCAGCGACAGATATTCCCCAAGTAGCTAGAGATTTATATACACGTTGTTTGATTCGCTCTATACCCGATTTAAATGCTCAACCAGTCAAGTTATTACCAGAAAATAATCCAGTCACTCATCAACCTCTAGATTTAAGCTGGTGTGTACTCCGCAGTTTTGATCCTTGCTGTGTAGAATATCATCAAAATATGGGGGTATCAGCGCTTTTAGTCATATCTCTCATCCAAGAACAAAAGCTTTGGGGATTAATCGCTTGTCATCATCAAACACCAAAACAGATTCCCTATGAAGTGCAGCAGATGTGCGAATTTCTGGGACAAATCGTCTCGTTGGAATTAGCACACAAAATCAGTCACTCAGAATGGGACTATAAAGTTAAACTCAAATCTCTACAGTCGGAGTTTTTAGCATCAATTTCTCAAGCTGATAATTTTATCGATGCGTTGATTAAACCAGAAATCCGGTTGTTGGATCTTGTGAGTGCATCTGGTGCAGCAATTTGCTTAGATGATGAAATTACCCTTGTGGGAACAACGCCAAATATTGAGCAAGTACAAGCAATCATTGCATGGGCGGATACTCAAGTTAGAGATAACTTGTTTGCTACTGATTCTCTACCCAAGTTGTATCCAGAGGGATTGATCTTTAAAGATACAGCTAGTGGTTTATTATTGCTGCGAATTTCTCAAGTCAAGCGTTATTATATCCTTTGGTTTCGCCCCGAAGTTATGCAAACAGTTAACTGGGCAGGAAATCCCCAGGAATCTTTGAGAGTTGCGGCTGATGGTAGCGTTACGCTTTGTCCACGCCATTCCTTTGCATTATGGCAGGAAACAGTTAAACTAACTTCCTTACCTTGGAAACAGTGTGAACTTGATAGTGCGATCGCTCTCCATCAGGCGATCGTTGGTATTGTACTCTCTAAAGCCGACGAATTAACCAAAATCAACCAAGAACTAGAACGCAGCAACCAAGAATTAGCCTCTTTTGCCTACGCTGCTTCCCATGATCTCAAGGAACCTCTGCGGGGTATTTACAACTTCTCCAGTGTGCTGTTAGAAGACTACGCTCAGATATTAGACAATGAGGGAGTTGAGTATTTACAAACAGTAGTTTCCTTATCCGTGCGGATGGAGACTTTAATTAACGCACTCTTACGGCTATCGCAATTAGGACAAGCACAACTGCGACGCAAAACCACAGATATTAATGAATTAGTTAATCAAGTGATTGATGTGTTACGGGCTAGCCGTCAAGACTCCCAATTAATTGATATTCGCATTCCTCAACCATTACCGACAATCGAGTGTGACTCAGTTCTAGTGAACGAAGTCTTCAGTAACTTGATGAGTAATGCCCTGAAATATAACGATAAGACAGAAAGATGGGTGGAAATTGGCTACTGGGAAACACAGGTGGAGGGGATCAATGCAAAATTCAAAATTCAAAATTCAAAATTAAGAAATCATGATTTTTACCCAGATGGGATTAATAATATTTCTACCCAGCACTTACTTAATGCCTCCCTACCGTTAACAGAACTTCCTCATGCCTCATATCCAATCATCTTCTACGTGCGAGACAACGGTATTGGTATCCCCGAACATCATCGAGAAACCATTTTCCGCTTGTTTAAGCGCCTGCACTCGCAAGAAAAGTACGGTGGAGGTGCTGGTGCAGGGTTAGCAATTGTTAAGAAAATTGTTGAGCTACATGGCGGAAATATTTGGGTTGAGTCTAGCCTCAACGTCGGTTCAAGCTTTTACTTTACCCTGGATATAGTTTAA
- a CDS encoding tetratricopeptide repeat protein, producing the protein MNADYFLNQGLHTSLLGDYQRKITDDTPASKTNADAEKYCSRGIILSGEQKDYQGAIAFFSLAVEINPYLAKAYYHRGNARYCLGDFTGAIADYNETLQINPKLAESYYSRGNAYFALKEYDKAIADYINTIELNPQLASNIGINIAHAYHNRGVARGEAGDTGEALTDLQQAIQWHPYLAAAYGSRGNIYYSLGEYQQAIADHERALQLNPNMIEAYQNRGNAYYALGDYEKAIADYNWTLEINPNFAGAYYNRGVIYYCLKEYHLAFADLNQALKLNPEDAQAYYQRGLIQEIWEEYHNALADYSQALKINPDLAIAYGFRANIRRRLGDYPGALADSNCLLALDPHFAEAYCDRATAKRCLGDYRGAITDYNQALQMNPHLAEAYYGRAIAHANLKDNLGAIADTTQAIKLSPDFAPAYCHRGNARRQLGDTRGALADYNQAIKINPRLSEAYYNRGSLYYEQQNYQSAIADYTQALHLYPHSARFYSDRAHAHYAQHNYQQAILDYTQAITLNPGYAEDWYNRGRSHFLLGELELALADLNQALQLQPHWASAYLLRADISRSLGDYQQAMVDFQTSAHLYQQEGNTQYYQQILELISELQTS; encoded by the coding sequence ATGAATGCTGACTATTTTTTAAACCAGGGATTACACACAAGTTTGCTTGGTGATTATCAAAGAAAGATTACAGATGATACCCCAGCCAGCAAGACCAATGCTGATGCCGAAAAATACTGTAGTCGGGGAATTATCCTTAGTGGTGAACAGAAGGATTATCAAGGAGCCATTGCGTTTTTTAGTTTGGCAGTGGAAATTAATCCGTATCTAGCCAAAGCGTACTATCATCGGGGAAATGCACGGTACTGTTTAGGAGATTTTACGGGAGCGATCGCTGATTACAACGAGACGCTACAAATTAATCCCAAATTGGCAGAATCTTACTACAGTCGTGGCAATGCTTACTTTGCCCTCAAGGAGTATGATAAAGCGATCGCTGACTATATCAATACCATCGAACTGAACCCTCAATTAGCCAGCAATATTGGCATCAACATCGCTCATGCTTATCATAATCGGGGTGTGGCTCGTGGTGAGGCAGGGGATACAGGGGAAGCACTCACAGACTTACAACAGGCTATACAGTGGCATCCTTACTTAGCCGCAGCTTATGGCAGTCGGGGTAATATTTACTATAGTTTAGGGGAATATCAGCAAGCGATCGCTGATCACGAACGGGCATTACAACTAAACCCCAACATGATAGAAGCATACCAAAATCGGGGAAATGCTTACTACGCGCTCGGAGATTATGAAAAAGCGATCGCTGACTATAACTGGACACTAGAAATCAACCCTAATTTTGCGGGAGCTTATTACAATCGCGGGGTGATATACTATTGTCTCAAAGAATATCACCTAGCTTTTGCCGACTTAAATCAAGCTCTAAAACTGAACCCAGAAGATGCTCAAGCATATTATCAACGGGGTTTAATTCAAGAAATTTGGGAAGAATATCACAACGCCCTAGCAGATTATAGCCAAGCCCTAAAGATTAATCCTGATTTAGCCATAGCTTATGGTTTTCGTGCCAACATTCGCCGCCGCTTAGGAGACTATCCCGGTGCTTTGGCGGATAGTAACTGCTTATTAGCACTTGATCCGCATTTTGCTGAAGCATACTGCGATCGCGCCACAGCCAAACGCTGCTTGGGTGATTATCGAGGAGCAATTACCGATTATAATCAGGCTTTGCAGATGAATCCCCATCTGGCTGAAGCTTATTACGGTCGAGCCATTGCCCATGCTAACCTCAAAGACAATCTTGGCGCGATCGCTGATACTACCCAAGCTATCAAACTATCACCAGATTTTGCGCCTGCTTATTGTCACCGAGGCAACGCTCGTCGTCAATTGGGAGACACCAGAGGAGCTTTAGCAGACTATAATCAAGCTATCAAAATTAATCCGCGATTGAGTGAAGCTTATTACAACCGAGGCTCACTGTATTACGAACAACAAAACTATCAAAGTGCGATCGCTGACTATACCCAAGCCTTACACCTGTATCCCCACTCTGCTAGATTTTATAGCGATCGCGCCCATGCTCACTATGCCCAACACAACTATCAACAGGCGATACTAGACTACACTCAAGCAATTACCCTCAACCCCGGTTATGCTGAAGACTGGTACAATCGAGGTCGGAGTCATTTCCTGTTGGGAGAGTTAGAGCTAGCGTTAGCTGACTTAAACCAAGCCTTACAACTACAACCTCATTGGGCTTCTGCTTACCTGTTACGGGCTGATATTAGTCGTAGTTTAGGTGATTATCAGCAAGCAATGGTAGATTTCCAAACCTCTGCTCACCTTTACCAGCAAGAAGGGAATACACAATATTATCAGCAAATTCTAGAGCTAATTAGTGAACTTCAGACAAGTTAA
- a CDS encoding extracellular solute-binding protein — MNRRSFLLSLGGLTLSQMLIGCNASNQTKLNVQLLKGSIPSQVVNQFQRSLKQKVQLKFAPVEQLQELYKRLISWQDNPKAQDEGWWNRFIPFRPAQVPGVANLVTMGDYWLATAIERKLIQPLEVTQIKQWPSLSSQWQQLVRRNDQGILDSEGKVWAAPYRWGSTVIVYDRDKFQKLGWQPEDWSDLWRDELRSRISIIDQPREVIGLVLKKLGKSYNTENLATVPDLETELTKFNQQVKLYSSHTYLEPLLMGDTWLAVGWSSDLISILPRYPQLNVIIPRSGTAIWADLWVSPTAAAKDNLSSQWIDFCWQPNIAKQIALLTKINSPIATNIVTSDIPESFRSLLLNSQEVLNKGEFLLPLSPETTKEYESLFAKIRANS; from the coding sequence ATGAATCGACGGTCGTTTTTGCTCAGTCTCGGTGGACTGACGCTATCACAGATGCTGATAGGCTGTAATGCCAGCAACCAGACAAAACTTAATGTTCAACTCTTAAAAGGTTCTATCCCCAGTCAGGTAGTTAATCAGTTTCAGCGCAGTTTAAAACAAAAGGTACAGTTAAAGTTTGCTCCAGTTGAACAGCTACAAGAGTTATACAAACGGCTAATTAGTTGGCAAGATAACCCAAAAGCGCAAGATGAAGGATGGTGGAATCGCTTCATTCCATTTAGACCAGCCCAAGTGCCTGGTGTGGCTAATTTGGTAACTATGGGTGATTATTGGTTAGCCACGGCAATTGAACGCAAACTAATTCAACCACTAGAGGTCACACAAATAAAACAGTGGCCTAGTCTCAGTTCTCAATGGCAGCAATTAGTCAGACGTAATGATCAAGGAATTTTAGACTCCGAAGGTAAAGTTTGGGCAGCTCCCTATCGTTGGGGTAGTACGGTTATTGTATATGATCGGGATAAATTCCAAAAATTGGGATGGCAACCCGAAGATTGGAGTGATTTGTGGCGTGATGAGTTGCGATCGCGTATTTCTATCATCGACCAACCCAGAGAAGTGATAGGTTTAGTTTTAAAGAAACTAGGCAAGTCTTATAATACAGAAAATCTGGCAACCGTCCCAGATTTAGAAACAGAACTCACAAAATTCAACCAACAAGTAAAACTCTACAGTTCCCATACTTACCTAGAACCTCTCTTGATGGGAGATACTTGGTTAGCGGTGGGTTGGTCAAGTGATCTGATTTCAATTTTGCCCCGCTATCCCCAACTGAATGTAATTATCCCTCGTTCTGGTACAGCCATCTGGGCAGATTTGTGGGTCAGTCCTACAGCTGCCGCTAAGGATAATTTATCATCACAATGGATTGATTTTTGTTGGCAGCCAAACATTGCTAAACAAATTGCTTTACTCACTAAAATTAACTCGCCAATTGCCACAAATATTGTCACCTCTGATATCCCAGAATCCTTCCGCAGTTTATTACTTAATAGTCAGGAGGTTTTAAATAAAGGTGAATTTTTACTACCTTTATCACCAGAGACAACAAAAGAGTATGAATCTTTGTTTGCCAAAATTAGAGCTAATTCGTAA